A portion of the Natronococcus sp. AD-5 genome contains these proteins:
- a CDS encoding glycosyltransferase encodes MPSAPSRVLEHGGTVFGAALLLLIGLVHGVRTQTLTLDLFVVSVRFVFLEALSAVVVFSLFVALTGALLVREVWSSRSSFDLAADGPPLTAIVPVYRDHRVLDTSVESLLESEYEDLEIVAVAEPTDDATIDRARELAAEHDRVELSINGEPGSKAGAINHAVAESDADHFAVFDADEWIAPEFLSIAMGELTAGADVFQGRRIPRPTGAVETVAYCERIVFHASYKLVELFGFTNCRSSSTAFTREAFERVGGYDDMLTEDLDFAHACYREGLSVRQARQCTNTMEAPHTVADLWGQRKRWRVGQIEVLHATLRELLRGRVGRRGLVSIGRMCSSLFGSLVTLALASKLLLLLFLDVESAFLVPFTLLVATIGLVAWRDARDGRIDGVGWSVLLAPLLYPAFGILTLKSLLEYTLNWDGSWYHVEKTGS; translated from the coding sequence ATGCCTTCGGCCCCGTCTCGAGTCCTCGAACACGGCGGAACCGTTTTCGGTGCGGCTCTCCTCCTGCTTATTGGTCTCGTTCACGGGGTGCGGACGCAGACGCTGACGCTCGACCTGTTCGTCGTGAGCGTTCGGTTCGTCTTCCTCGAAGCGCTCTCGGCCGTCGTCGTGTTCTCCCTCTTCGTGGCGCTCACCGGCGCGCTGCTGGTCCGCGAGGTGTGGTCGTCGCGCTCGTCGTTCGATCTCGCCGCCGACGGCCCGCCGCTGACGGCGATCGTCCCGGTCTACCGCGACCACCGAGTGCTCGACACGAGCGTCGAGAGCCTCCTCGAGAGCGAGTACGAGGACCTCGAGATCGTCGCCGTCGCCGAACCGACCGACGACGCCACGATCGACCGGGCCCGAGAACTGGCGGCCGAGCACGACCGCGTCGAGCTATCGATCAACGGCGAACCGGGGTCGAAAGCCGGCGCGATCAACCACGCCGTGGCGGAGAGCGACGCGGACCACTTCGCGGTGTTCGACGCCGACGAGTGGATCGCCCCGGAGTTCCTGTCGATCGCGATGGGCGAACTGACCGCGGGCGCGGACGTCTTCCAGGGCCGGCGGATCCCCCGCCCGACCGGCGCCGTCGAGACGGTCGCCTACTGCGAGCGGATCGTCTTCCACGCCAGCTACAAACTCGTCGAACTGTTCGGGTTCACGAACTGTCGGAGCTCGTCGACGGCGTTTACCCGCGAGGCGTTCGAGCGCGTCGGCGGATACGACGACATGCTCACCGAGGACCTCGACTTCGCCCACGCCTGCTACCGCGAGGGACTGTCCGTCAGACAGGCGCGCCAGTGTACCAACACCATGGAGGCGCCACACACCGTGGCCGACCTCTGGGGCCAGCGCAAGCGCTGGCGCGTCGGCCAGATCGAGGTGTTGCACGCGACGCTTCGAGAACTCCTGCGCGGTCGGGTCGGTCGCAGGGGGCTCGTGTCGATCGGCCGGATGTGCTCGAGCCTCTTCGGAAGCCTGGTCACGCTCGCGCTCGCCTCGAAACTGCTGTTGTTGCTCTTCCTGGACGTCGAGTCGGCCTTCCTGGTTCCGTTTACGCTCCTCGTCGCGACGATCGGCCTCGTCGCTTGGCGCGACGCCAGGGACGGTCGAATCGACGGGGTCGGCTGGAGCGTTCTGCTCGCGCCGCTGCTGTACCCGGCCTTCGGCATCCTCACGCTCAAATCGCTGCTCGAGTACACGCTCAACTGGGACGGAAGCTGGTACCACGTCGAAAAGACCGGAAGCTGA
- the ppsA gene encoding phosphoenolpyruvate synthase: protein MAVLWLDEISAGDLEKVGGKGASLGELTGAGLPVPPGFVVTAGTYRSFIENANIDEELFEAVDVDVDDSSALADAAERAQELILETPFPDDLREEILDAYRQVGDDGEEAFVAVRSSATAEDLPDASFAGQQETYLNVTEEALLDRVRSCWASLFTQRAIYYRQEKGFDHSAVNIAVVVQRMVDAEKSGVMFTSHPSTGDPTMIVEAAWGLGEAVVSGAVSPDNYVVPRDGDDVDVTVAEKKVMHVKDDETGETVEREVPEDERNARVLSREEIDRLVELGERVEDHYGTPQDVEWAIVEGEVFMLQSRPITTIDEGDAEGVEVTDDASDAAKGLTDGSGVQTADGAETSEASAGASGDVLVDGLGSSPGRASGAAQIVTKLDELDKVDDGDIIVTEMTMPDMVPAMKRASGIITDEGGMTSHAAIVSRELGVPAIVGTTNATSVLEDGQVVTLDGDKGTVLEGDIVSADEEAEPVEEVRPQSPVKPMTATEVKVNVSIPEAAERAAATGADGVGLLRTEHMILSLNQTPAKFIEENGEDAYITELVQGVRTVADEFYPRPVRVRTLDAPTDEFRELEGGEDEPDEHNPMLGYRGIRRSLDRPEVFAHELEAFRRLYEMGYDNVEIMLPLVNDAEDVYRAKQLMTDAGIDPEKRTWGVMIETPASALSVEEMAGAGIDFASFGTNDLTQYTLAVDRNNEHVADRFDELHPAVLRLIGTVIETCREHDVDTSICGQAGSKPEMAQFLVNEGVSSISANIDAVRDVQHEVKRVEQKLLLDSVR, encoded by the coding sequence ATGGCTGTACTCTGGTTGGACGAGATCAGCGCCGGTGACCTCGAGAAAGTCGGCGGCAAAGGAGCTTCTCTGGGGGAGCTCACGGGCGCTGGGTTACCCGTCCCACCCGGATTCGTCGTAACTGCGGGCACCTACCGATCGTTCATCGAGAACGCGAATATCGACGAGGAACTGTTCGAGGCGGTCGACGTCGACGTCGACGACTCGAGCGCGCTCGCGGACGCGGCGGAGCGCGCCCAGGAGCTCATCCTCGAGACGCCGTTCCCCGACGACCTGCGCGAGGAAATCCTCGACGCCTACCGGCAGGTCGGCGACGACGGGGAGGAGGCGTTCGTCGCCGTCCGTTCTTCCGCGACCGCGGAAGACCTTCCCGACGCCTCGTTCGCCGGCCAACAGGAGACGTATCTGAACGTGACCGAGGAGGCGCTCCTCGATCGCGTGCGAAGCTGCTGGGCCTCGCTGTTCACCCAGCGGGCGATCTACTACCGCCAGGAGAAGGGATTCGACCACTCCGCCGTGAACATCGCGGTCGTCGTCCAGCGGATGGTCGACGCCGAGAAGTCGGGCGTGATGTTCACGAGCCACCCCTCGACGGGCGATCCGACGATGATCGTCGAGGCCGCCTGGGGGCTCGGCGAGGCCGTCGTCTCCGGCGCCGTCTCGCCCGACAACTACGTCGTTCCGCGCGATGGGGACGACGTCGACGTGACCGTCGCCGAGAAGAAAGTGATGCACGTCAAGGACGACGAGACGGGCGAGACGGTCGAACGCGAGGTTCCCGAGGACGAGCGGAACGCGCGCGTGCTCTCGCGAGAGGAGATCGATCGACTCGTCGAACTCGGCGAGCGCGTCGAAGATCACTACGGCACTCCCCAGGACGTCGAGTGGGCGATCGTCGAGGGCGAGGTCTTCATGCTCCAGTCGCGACCGATCACGACGATCGACGAGGGTGACGCCGAGGGCGTCGAGGTGACCGACGACGCGAGCGACGCCGCGAAGGGACTCACCGACGGCAGCGGCGTCCAGACCGCCGACGGCGCCGAGACGTCGGAGGCGAGCGCCGGCGCGAGCGGCGACGTCCTCGTCGACGGCCTCGGCTCGAGCCCGGGACGCGCGAGCGGTGCGGCCCAAATCGTGACGAAACTCGACGAACTCGACAAGGTCGACGACGGCGACATCATCGTCACGGAGATGACGATGCCCGATATGGTGCCCGCGATGAAACGGGCCTCCGGGATCATCACCGACGAGGGCGGCATGACGAGTCACGCCGCCATCGTCTCCCGGGAACTCGGCGTGCCCGCGATCGTCGGCACGACCAACGCGACCAGCGTGCTCGAGGACGGCCAGGTGGTCACGCTCGACGGCGACAAGGGCACGGTGCTCGAGGGCGACATCGTCTCCGCCGACGAGGAGGCCGAACCCGTCGAGGAGGTCCGCCCGCAGTCGCCGGTCAAGCCGATGACCGCGACCGAGGTCAAGGTCAACGTCTCCATCCCCGAGGCCGCCGAACGGGCCGCCGCGACGGGCGCCGACGGCGTCGGCCTCCTGCGGACCGAGCACATGATCCTCTCGCTGAACCAGACGCCGGCGAAGTTCATCGAGGAGAACGGCGAGGACGCCTACATCACGGAACTCGTCCAGGGGGTCCGCACCGTCGCCGACGAGTTCTACCCCCGTCCCGTCCGCGTCCGGACGCTCGACGCGCCGACCGACGAGTTCCGCGAACTCGAGGGCGGCGAGGACGAGCCCGACGAACACAACCCGATGCTCGGCTACCGCGGCATCCGACGCTCGCTCGATCGGCCGGAGGTCTTCGCCCACGAACTCGAGGCGTTCCGCCGGCTCTACGAGATGGGCTACGACAACGTCGAGATCATGCTGCCGCTGGTCAACGACGCCGAGGACGTCTACCGCGCTAAGCAACTCATGACCGACGCGGGCATCGATCCCGAGAAGCGCACCTGGGGCGTGATGATCGAGACGCCGGCCTCGGCGCTGTCGGTCGAGGAGATGGCCGGCGCCGGCATCGACTTCGCCTCCTTCGGGACGAACGACCTCACCCAGTACACGCTCGCGGTCGACCGGAACAACGAGCACGTCGCCGACCGCTTCGACGAACTCCACCCCGCGGTGCTCCGGCTGATCGGGACCGTCATCGAGACCTGCCGCGAGCACGACGTCGACACGAGCATCTGCGGGCAGGCCGGCTCCAAACCCGAGATGGCCCAGTTCCTCGTCAACGAGGGCGTGAGCTCCATTTCGGCGAACATCGACGCCGTCCGCGACGTCCAGCACGAGGTCAAGCGGGTCGAGCAGAAGCTCCTACTCGATTCGGTGCGCTGA
- a CDS encoding PhzF family phenazine biosynthesis protein, with protein sequence METIRVLQVDAFTDEPLTGNPAGVVPEADGLTDEQMQAIARELALSETAFLRSSDDADADRRIRYFTPTQEVDLCGHATIGSYALLREEGLDAGTTTLETNVGVLEIDLEPDGTVWMTQDAPTVREVDVDYDRVAEALGVDRSALEGASADLPLAVVSTGLPFLMVPITYLSDVGTAAPDPAAIETLTDELDATGVYLFTFDALEAASTLHGRMFAPGAGVPEDPVTGTASGAVGAYLDRFEAFDDDLPEVLRLEQGHYVERPGIVRVRVDERVQVGGRGVTALDGSIAVPDDDEDEILEA encoded by the coding sequence ATGGAGACGATTCGGGTCCTGCAGGTCGACGCGTTCACCGACGAGCCGTTAACGGGGAACCCGGCCGGCGTCGTTCCCGAGGCGGACGGCCTGACGGACGAACAGATGCAGGCGATCGCCCGGGAGCTGGCGCTCAGCGAGACCGCGTTCCTGCGCTCGAGCGACGACGCGGACGCCGACCGCCGCATCCGGTATTTCACCCCGACGCAGGAGGTCGACCTCTGCGGCCACGCGACGATCGGCAGCTACGCGCTCCTCCGCGAGGAGGGACTCGATGCCGGGACGACGACGCTCGAGACGAACGTCGGCGTCCTCGAGATCGACCTCGAGCCGGACGGAACGGTCTGGATGACACAGGACGCGCCGACGGTCCGCGAGGTCGACGTCGACTACGACCGCGTCGCCGAGGCGCTCGGCGTCGACCGGTCGGCGCTCGAAGGGGCGAGCGCCGACCTCCCGCTGGCGGTCGTCTCGACGGGACTGCCGTTCCTGATGGTCCCGATCACGTACCTCTCGGACGTCGGCACCGCGGCGCCGGACCCGGCGGCGATCGAAACCTTGACCGACGAACTCGACGCGACGGGCGTCTACCTCTTCACGTTCGACGCGCTCGAGGCCGCGTCGACGCTCCACGGTCGCATGTTCGCCCCCGGCGCCGGCGTTCCGGAGGATCCCGTCACCGGCACCGCCAGCGGCGCCGTCGGCGCGTACCTCGATCGGTTCGAGGCGTTCGACGACGACCTTCCCGAGGTGTTACGACTCGAGCAGGGCCACTACGTCGAGCGGCCGGGAATCGTCCGCGTTCGCGTCGACGAGCGCGTGCAGGTCGGCGGTCGCGGTGTGACCGCGCTGGACGGATCGATCGCCGTACCCGACGACGACGAAGACGAAATCCTCGAGGCGTGA
- a CDS encoding alpha/beta hydrolase yields the protein MNTQRRRAFLATVSTATVSALAGCTDLFGDELAGDANGDDSERDKTAAKAAIPFVEDLADERFEQAHERVAPDAQVSVGELEQLWLGYAAVGGEFQEVADTAETEASGFDAADVTMAFERGEHELRVLVTDDRDVAGIAVNDAYERPSYVDRDAITEDGATLESKECSLQGTVALPADADSDSVPGVVLVHDSGPADRDLSRDATKAFADLAEGLASEGIATLRYDKRTYACPGRVEPEDSTLDAVTVDDALLAVDELRGVEAVDDDRTVVVGLGLGGTAVPRIVARDGDLAGGVAMAAPGRPFHDVVLAHLEHQAAVGSHDWPAMTAEYEKQADEIDRIRDGDYGSDDVVLDFPGAFWESLAEYDALETARGIDEPLYFLQGERDFQASLEDDFRLWQSELEDRSDTSFDSYDGLNHLLMPVEGPGVAFEYRVRNNVDSRVIADLADWIETL from the coding sequence ATGAACACGCAGCGACGCCGAGCGTTCCTGGCTACGGTTTCGACGGCGACCGTGTCGGCCCTCGCCGGCTGCACCGATCTATTCGGCGACGAACTGGCGGGCGACGCGAACGGAGACGACTCCGAACGAGACAAAACGGCCGCGAAGGCGGCGATCCCGTTCGTCGAGGACCTGGCGGACGAACGGTTCGAGCAAGCACACGAGCGGGTCGCCCCGGACGCGCAGGTCTCCGTCGGCGAACTCGAGCAGCTCTGGCTGGGCTACGCCGCGGTCGGCGGCGAGTTCCAAGAGGTCGCCGACACGGCGGAGACCGAGGCGAGCGGTTTCGACGCCGCCGACGTCACGATGGCGTTCGAGCGCGGCGAACACGAGCTCCGGGTCCTGGTCACCGACGATCGCGACGTGGCGGGGATCGCGGTCAACGACGCGTACGAGCGACCGTCCTACGTCGACCGCGATGCGATCACGGAAGACGGAGCGACCCTCGAGAGCAAGGAGTGCTCGCTGCAGGGAACCGTCGCTCTCCCGGCGGACGCGGATTCCGACTCGGTCCCGGGCGTCGTCCTCGTCCACGACTCCGGACCGGCCGACAGAGATCTGAGCAGGGACGCGACCAAGGCGTTCGCCGATCTGGCGGAGGGACTCGCGTCGGAGGGAATCGCGACGCTCAGGTACGACAAGCGGACCTACGCGTGTCCGGGGCGGGTCGAGCCCGAAGACAGCACGCTCGACGCCGTGACCGTCGACGACGCGCTCCTCGCGGTCGACGAACTCCGGGGCGTCGAGGCGGTCGACGACGACCGGACCGTCGTCGTCGGACTGGGACTCGGCGGTACGGCCGTCCCCCGGATCGTCGCCCGGGACGGCGACCTGGCTGGCGGCGTCGCGATGGCCGCCCCCGGGCGCCCGTTCCACGACGTCGTCCTCGCGCACCTCGAGCACCAGGCCGCGGTCGGTAGCCACGACTGGCCCGCGATGACCGCCGAGTACGAGAAGCAGGCCGACGAGATCGACCGTATCCGGGACGGCGACTACGGGTCCGACGACGTCGTGCTCGACTTCCCCGGCGCGTTCTGGGAGAGCCTCGCGGAGTACGACGCCCTCGAGACGGCTCGAGGGATCGACGAGCCCCTGTACTTCCTCCAGGGCGAACGGGACTTTCAGGCCAGCCTCGAGGACGACTTCAGACTGTGGCAGTCCGAACTCGAGGATCGGTCCGATACGAGTTTCGACAGTTACGACGGACTCAACCACCTGCTCATGCCGGTCGAGGGACCCGGCGTCGCCTTCGAGTATCGCGTGCGCAACAACGTGGATTCGCGGGTGATCGCCGATCTCGCCGACTGGATCGAAACGCTGTGA
- the thiC gene encoding phosphomethylpyrimidine synthase ThiC — protein MVRTQLQAAREGIVTPEMKRVAERENRDPEFVRERVAEGRAVVPANVNHDALDPMIIGREFATKVNANIGNSDETSDLETELEKLHAAVHYGADTVMDLGTGSNLDEIRETHVEYSPVPIGTVPLYEAVKRAGSPEEITTELLLEVVEKQAEQGVDYMTIHAGILAEHLPLTDGRKTGIVSRGGSIMAKWMEERGEQNPLFQVFDEICEIFAEHDVTFSLGDSLRPGCLADACDEAQYAELDALGELTAVARDHGVQVMVEGPGHVPMDRVAENVERQQGVCDGAPFYVLGPLVTDVAPGYDHITSAIGAAMAARAGAAMLCYVTPKEHLGLPDREDVREGLAAYRIAAHAGDVANDLPGARDWDDALSEARYEFDWREQFRLALDPDRARSYHDQTLPGDNYKEARFCSMCGVEFCSMRIDQDAREAGEMRRLETETDLEASLAAEVNLPPVGTHDSSVRSELEERETESLEGTGDD, from the coding sequence ATGGTGCGAACGCAGCTGCAGGCCGCCCGCGAGGGAATCGTCACGCCCGAGATGAAGCGCGTCGCCGAGCGAGAGAACCGCGATCCCGAATTCGTCCGGGAGCGGGTCGCCGAGGGCCGGGCCGTCGTCCCGGCGAACGTCAACCACGACGCGCTCGACCCCATGATCATCGGCCGCGAGTTCGCGACCAAGGTCAACGCCAACATCGGCAACAGCGACGAGACGAGCGACCTCGAGACGGAACTCGAGAAGCTCCACGCGGCGGTCCACTACGGCGCGGACACGGTGATGGACCTCGGGACGGGGAGTAACTTAGACGAGATCCGGGAGACCCACGTCGAGTACTCGCCCGTGCCGATCGGAACGGTTCCCCTCTACGAGGCGGTCAAGCGGGCCGGCAGTCCCGAGGAGATCACGACGGAGTTGCTGCTCGAGGTCGTCGAGAAGCAGGCCGAGCAGGGCGTCGACTACATGACGATCCACGCCGGCATCCTCGCGGAACACCTCCCGCTGACCGACGGCCGGAAGACGGGGATCGTCTCGCGCGGCGGCTCGATCATGGCGAAGTGGATGGAAGAGCGCGGCGAGCAGAATCCGCTGTTCCAGGTCTTCGACGAAATCTGCGAAATCTTCGCCGAACACGACGTTACGTTCAGCCTCGGAGACAGCCTGCGACCCGGCTGTCTGGCGGACGCCTGCGACGAGGCGCAGTACGCCGAACTCGACGCGCTAGGCGAGCTGACCGCCGTCGCCCGGGACCACGGCGTGCAGGTGATGGTTGAAGGACCCGGTCACGTTCCGATGGACAGGGTCGCCGAGAACGTCGAGCGCCAGCAGGGGGTCTGCGACGGCGCGCCGTTCTACGTGCTCGGGCCGCTGGTGACCGACGTCGCGCCCGGTTACGACCACATCACGAGCGCGATCGGGGCCGCGATGGCCGCGCGGGCCGGCGCGGCGATGCTCTGCTACGTGACCCCCAAGGAGCACCTCGGCCTCCCCGATCGAGAAGACGTCAGGGAGGGGCTCGCGGCCTACCGGATCGCGGCCCACGCCGGCGACGTGGCGAACGACCTGCCGGGCGCTCGAGACTGGGACGACGCCCTCTCCGAGGCCCGCTACGAGTTCGACTGGCGCGAGCAGTTCCGACTCGCGCTCGATCCCGACCGCGCCCGGTCGTACCACGATCAGACGCTACCCGGGGACAACTACAAGGAAGCGCGGTTCTGCTCGATGTGCGGCGTCGAGTTCTGCTCGATGCGGATCGACCAGGACGCCAGGGAGGCGGGCGAGATGCGCCGTCTCGAGACGGAAACGGACCTCGAGGCCTCGCTCGCAGCCGAGGTGAACCTGCCGCCTGTCGGTACGCACGACTCGAGCGTCCGTTCGGAACTCGAAGAGCGAGAAACGGAGTCCCTCGAGGGGACGGGCGACGATTGA
- a CDS encoding chymotrypsin family serine protease encodes MPTTQDFEYLLECRNVIGVDYDEREDKVRVFVSRKLPPETLDDEDDVEKRVHETAVDTTVDVVDAGYDEDRNGYEPLSILEPAPEAVEDRDDRHRPVPAGVSEINANSTAGTGGPYPARIATETGDATEAVWSDAVDLGDFVRLSNNHVYARSNEADFGEPILQPSPHDGGDRDDEVGELVGYVPIADGVRVDVAARSVERDRESASYYGLEEGWPTDVRRDGYDELRGETVTKTGRTTGVTSASIEATSASVTVEFGGEHGSVTLRDQLIAGHMSEGGDSGSPVFLEDGELVGLLFAGSAEQTICNRIGNVERDLGVEILAAEPDEDEGNDGGDERDAPVYTTTFEESLEVDLEGATLDLESITFEDRLRPGTRVAATVVVAASEPGSYWLEIAGERRTVDLEGDEDEARDELRHAVDAAVDVPDDSSDTVGVTIAGGRVE; translated from the coding sequence ATGCCCACGACGCAAGATTTCGAGTATCTCCTCGAGTGCCGGAACGTGATCGGCGTCGACTACGACGAGCGCGAGGACAAGGTTCGGGTCTTCGTCTCCCGGAAGCTGCCGCCCGAGACGCTCGACGACGAGGACGACGTCGAAAAGCGCGTTCACGAGACGGCCGTCGACACGACCGTCGACGTCGTCGACGCCGGCTACGACGAGGACCGGAACGGATACGAGCCGCTGTCGATTCTCGAGCCGGCTCCCGAAGCGGTCGAGGATCGCGACGACCGCCACCGCCCGGTCCCGGCCGGCGTGAGCGAGATCAACGCGAACTCGACGGCGGGAACGGGCGGCCCCTATCCCGCCCGAATCGCGACCGAGACCGGCGACGCGACCGAGGCGGTCTGGAGCGACGCCGTCGACCTCGGCGACTTCGTCCGACTGTCGAACAACCACGTCTACGCCCGCTCGAACGAAGCCGACTTCGGCGAGCCGATCCTGCAGCCGTCGCCGCACGACGGCGGCGACCGCGACGACGAGGTCGGCGAACTCGTCGGCTACGTCCCGATCGCCGACGGCGTCCGCGTCGACGTCGCCGCCCGATCGGTCGAGCGCGACCGGGAGTCCGCGAGCTACTACGGCCTCGAGGAGGGCTGGCCGACCGACGTCCGTCGGGACGGCTACGACGAACTTCGAGGGGAGACGGTCACCAAGACGGGTCGGACGACCGGCGTCACGAGCGCGTCGATCGAGGCGACGAGCGCGAGCGTCACCGTCGAGTTCGGCGGCGAGCACGGCAGCGTCACCCTTCGCGATCAGCTGATCGCCGGCCACATGTCCGAGGGCGGCGACAGCGGCTCGCCCGTCTTCCTCGAGGACGGCGAACTCGTCGGGCTGTTGTTCGCCGGGTCGGCCGAGCAGACGATCTGCAACCGGATCGGCAACGTCGAGCGGGACCTCGGCGTCGAAATTCTCGCCGCGGAACCGGACGAGGACGAGGGTAACGACGGTGGCGACGAACGGGACGCGCCCGTCTACACGACGACGTTCGAGGAATCGCTCGAGGTCGATCTCGAGGGCGCGACGCTCGACCTCGAGTCGATCACGTTCGAAGACCGGCTCCGCCCGGGAACACGGGTGGCGGCGACGGTCGTCGTCGCGGCGAGCGAACCCGGCAGCTACTGGCTCGAGATCGCGGGCGAGCGTCGGACCGTCGATCTCGAGGGCGACGAAGACGAGGCTCGGGACGAACTTCGGCACGCGGTCGACGCCGCCGTCGACGTCCCCGACGATTCGAGCGATACGGTCGGCGTCACGATCGCCGGCGGCAGAGTCGAGTAG
- a CDS encoding phosphoribosyltransferase: MSDLPDDFDCTITNWDYIYSLCRDVSDEVRRDDFEPDVIVALARGGWFAGRCICDFLGLDDLTSLKMEHYVGTAEKTGEPTVRYPMPEGSVEDKDVLIIDDIADTGGSIERAYEYVDDRNAGEVRTATLQLLQTSEYDPDYVGERLEEWTWVVYPWNFIEDMVDLISGAMERADQEEFATDDIRHYLSEYHGIERMEMEIAQPDRLREVLTEMERREVLEMVEHGEWALVE, encoded by the coding sequence ATGTCCGACCTACCGGACGATTTCGACTGTACGATAACGAACTGGGACTACATCTACAGCCTCTGTCGCGACGTCAGCGACGAGGTGCGTCGGGACGACTTCGAACCCGACGTCATCGTCGCGCTCGCCCGCGGCGGCTGGTTCGCGGGCCGCTGTATCTGCGACTTCCTGGGGCTCGACGACCTGACGAGCCTGAAGATGGAACACTACGTCGGCACGGCCGAGAAAACCGGCGAGCCGACCGTTCGCTACCCCATGCCGGAAGGGAGCGTCGAGGACAAGGACGTCCTCATCATCGACGACATCGCCGACACGGGCGGCTCGATCGAGCGCGCCTACGAGTACGTCGACGACCGCAACGCCGGGGAGGTTCGCACCGCGACCCTCCAGTTGCTCCAGACCAGCGAGTACGATCCCGACTACGTCGGCGAGCGACTCGAGGAGTGGACCTGGGTCGTCTACCCGTGGAACTTCATCGAGGACATGGTCGACCTGATCTCCGGCGCGATGGAGCGGGCAGATCAGGAGGAGTTCGCGACCGACGATATCCGTCACTACCTCTCGGAGTACCACGGCATCGAGCGCATGGAGATGGAGATCGCCCAGCCCGACCGCCTCCGGGAGGTGCTCACGGAGATGGAGCGCCGCGAGGTCCTCGAGATGGTCGAACACGGCGAGTGGGCGCTGGTCGAGTGA
- a CDS encoding HD domain-containing protein: MNDGSDTDAESNGNSDRGRDVEAVLRAFALKDEGRTGWQLRGVDDSESVADHTWGVSLLCLFYAPLAGVDRDRALRMAVLHDLAEAETGDFPTRADTTVETIDPAEKERLERTAIAELLEPFDDGELRALWDAYERREDETARFVKDMDLVDMCLQAVRYERERRYDPTDDPDDRFSEYDHLDEFFATAEPRIRTDVGRELFESARERYEAAKRSAEGT, translated from the coding sequence ATGAACGACGGCTCCGATACCGACGCGGAGTCGAACGGTAATTCCGATCGCGGACGCGACGTCGAGGCGGTACTTCGGGCGTTCGCGCTCAAAGACGAAGGACGAACCGGGTGGCAACTCCGCGGCGTCGACGATTCCGAATCGGTCGCCGACCACACGTGGGGCGTGAGTCTGCTGTGTCTGTTCTACGCACCTCTCGCGGGCGTCGACCGCGACCGTGCGCTTCGAATGGCGGTGCTCCACGATCTCGCGGAAGCCGAAACGGGCGACTTCCCGACTCGGGCCGACACGACGGTCGAGACGATCGACCCGGCAGAGAAGGAGCGCCTCGAGCGAACGGCCATCGCGGAACTGCTCGAGCCGTTCGACGACGGCGAGCTTCGCGCGCTGTGGGACGCGTACGAACGCCGCGAGGACGAGACGGCGCGCTTCGTCAAGGATATGGATCTCGTCGATATGTGCCTGCAGGCCGTTCGGTACGAACGCGAGCGACGGTACGATCCGACCGACGATCCGGACGACCGCTTCTCCGAGTACGATCACCTCGACGAGTTTTTCGCGACGGCCGAGCCTCGCATTCGTACCGACGTGGGTCGAGAACTGTTCGAAAGCGCGCGCGAGCGGTACGAAGCCGCGAAACGGTCCGCCGAGGGGACCTGA